From Shewanella psychrophila, a single genomic window includes:
- a CDS encoding DUF3568 domain-containing protein translates to MKKLVIMLLISLSVSGCAGIATIGAVMYYKSQNHEVASVDIEAPAKNVYQVAIKTIQGKPNVTIVNKNDSAMQLDILKNETSGSIKVTALNSKLSQLTIVSDLTADNETTPLSAVLKICNELKVKCEQTK, encoded by the coding sequence ATGAAAAAGTTAGTAATAATGTTACTTATATCGTTATCCGTTTCTGGTTGTGCAGGCATTGCAACGATTGGGGCCGTGATGTATTACAAGAGTCAAAATCATGAAGTGGCGTCCGTTGACATAGAAGCGCCAGCTAAAAATGTTTACCAAGTCGCTATCAAAACGATTCAAGGAAAACCTAATGTCACTATCGTCAATAAAAACGACTCAGCTATGCAGCTCGACATACTCAAAAATGAGACCAGTGGCAGTATCAAAGTTACGGCTCTTAATTCAAAGTTATCACAATTAACGATTGTTTCAGATCTAACAGCAGATAATGAAACAACACCATTATCTGCTGTATTGAAAATCTGTAACGAACTAAAAGTTAAGTGCGAACAAACTAAGTAA
- a CDS encoding ABC transporter permease: protein MLLKLAWRNLWRQKRRTILTACALALALILSLVMRSTQEGSYANNIENSARFSTGLIQLQDPNFAETQSIDDLLPQSDAFIDIAKQLPDVERVLPRIESFSLAAAADKSKGVMVLGVMPELEDDYSGITSKLVAGRFLKQDDKQVLIGQGLAEYFELTVGDEIVLYGQGYRGQTAAGLYTIKGILHFPVSGLDNQLVYMPLPLAQTLFSTNKQVTAWVLHTKNLSQIEQTVNRLKQVYSEQGKAAGFTDKVNVRDWKALSPEMAQQIAMDKAGGIFMMYLLYGVVGFGLFATILMMTLERQREFGVMLATGLLRPKLLALVMLESGFISLLGIVFGLLVATPILVWFNLHPIQLTGETAQLMLDMGWEPIIPMMLAPWLFIDQILIVLVLMLLCLIYPLWRVYHLDLVTALKGGDHAH from the coding sequence ATGTTACTAAAACTTGCTTGGCGAAATCTGTGGCGACAGAAGCGGCGCACAATACTCACAGCTTGTGCGCTCGCTTTAGCGTTAATCCTCTCTCTAGTCATGCGTAGCACCCAAGAGGGGAGCTATGCCAATAATATCGAAAACAGCGCTCGTTTCTCCACAGGACTGATTCAGCTGCAAGATCCGAATTTTGCTGAGACGCAGAGTATTGATGATCTTTTGCCCCAAAGTGATGCCTTTATCGATATTGCTAAACAGCTACCAGATGTAGAGCGAGTCCTGCCTCGCATAGAGTCCTTTTCATTGGCCGCAGCGGCTGATAAGTCCAAAGGCGTTATGGTGCTGGGCGTCATGCCTGAGCTTGAAGATGATTACTCGGGGATTACCAGTAAGCTTGTGGCTGGAAGATTCCTTAAGCAAGATGATAAACAGGTACTAATTGGCCAAGGTCTGGCTGAATATTTTGAGTTAACTGTTGGCGATGAAATAGTGCTGTATGGGCAAGGATATCGGGGGCAGACTGCAGCCGGGCTTTACACCATTAAAGGTATACTACATTTCCCTGTATCAGGACTCGATAACCAGCTCGTCTATATGCCACTACCACTGGCACAAACCCTCTTTAGCACAAATAAACAGGTAACGGCTTGGGTGTTGCATACCAAAAATCTGTCTCAGATTGAACAAACTGTTAATCGGTTAAAGCAGGTTTATAGCGAGCAAGGTAAGGCTGCAGGTTTTACAGACAAGGTCAATGTACGTGATTGGAAGGCGTTATCTCCAGAGATGGCGCAGCAGATAGCCATGGATAAGGCTGGTGGGATATTCATGATGTATTTACTTTATGGTGTCGTAGGCTTTGGGCTGTTTGCCACTATTTTGATGATGACCTTAGAGCGGCAGCGAGAGTTTGGCGTTATGTTAGCCACGGGCCTGTTAAGGCCCAAGCTGCTTGCCTTAGTCATGCTTGAATCTGGATTTATCTCTCTTCTTGGTATTGTATTTGGCCTGCTTGTGGCCACGCCCATACTTGTCTGGTTTAATCTTCACCCAATACAGTTAACCGGGGAAACTGCACAATTGATGCTAGACATGGGCTGGGAGCCGATAATTCCTATGATGTTAGCGCCATGGCTGTTTATCGACCAGATACTGATTGTACTCGTTCTGATGTTGTTGTGCTTAATCTATCCACTATGGCGGGTTTACCATTTAGATTTGGTGACCGCGCTAAAGGGAGGTGATCATGCTCATTAA
- a CDS encoding alkyl/aryl-sulfatase translates to MVADGLYKVREGIYQVRGTDLANLTLIRSDHGWIAYDVLLTKEAAKISLEFAMKNMPEGGDLPVVAMIYSHSHVDHFGGSRGVQELYPNVKVYGSNNITKEIVDENVLAGNAMSRRVAYQYGATLGINSHGIVDAALGKGLSKGEITYVKPDYTLNSKGKWEALTIDGLDMIFMDASGTEATSEMTTYIPSMKALWTAELTYQGMHNIYTLRGAKVRDAQKWSKDINAMIDAFGGEVETLFSAHTAPIWGNGEINDFLRLQRDNYGLIHNQTLRLANQGVTIQDIGDAIQDTIPKAIRKSWHTNGYHGSYSHNAKAVYNMYLGYFDMNPANLNPLPTHPEAAKFVEYMGGADAVVKRAKSDYSQGEYRFVATALNKVVMAQPGNDQARQLLADTYEQLGYQSETAGWRNIYLTGAQELRIGIQPGAPKTASADVISEMDMPTLFDFLAVKIDSIKAAKQGKVTLNVVTPDDNRILYVEMSNGNLNNIEVTKVKQADATLTINKSDVTRILMGQTKLKTLLADGTAKLSGDKTTIDKISSSLVEFKTDFEIVPLKPEQAKN, encoded by the coding sequence ATGGTCGCCGATGGCCTCTATAAAGTGCGCGAAGGCATCTACCAGGTCCGCGGCACCGATCTGGCTAACTTGACCCTTATCCGTTCAGATCATGGTTGGATAGCCTATGATGTCTTGTTAACCAAGGAAGCAGCCAAGATCTCACTGGAATTTGCCATGAAGAATATGCCCGAAGGTGGTGATCTACCGGTAGTTGCCATGATCTATTCTCACAGCCATGTCGATCACTTCGGCGGTTCCCGAGGGGTGCAGGAACTTTACCCCAATGTGAAAGTATACGGTTCCAATAATATCACCAAGGAAATTGTTGATGAGAATGTATTAGCAGGTAACGCCATGAGCCGCCGGGTCGCCTATCAATACGGCGCGACTTTAGGTATAAACTCTCACGGTATCGTCGATGCAGCCCTCGGTAAGGGTCTGTCCAAAGGTGAGATCACCTATGTTAAACCTGACTACACCTTAAACAGTAAAGGCAAGTGGGAAGCCTTGACCATAGATGGTCTGGATATGATATTTATGGACGCCTCAGGCACCGAAGCCACCTCGGAGATGACCACTTATATTCCGTCGATGAAGGCCTTATGGACAGCCGAGCTAACCTATCAAGGCATGCATAATATCTATACCTTGCGCGGTGCCAAGGTACGTGATGCCCAGAAGTGGTCCAAAGACATCAATGCGATGATCGATGCTTTCGGCGGCGAAGTCGAGACCCTTTTCTCAGCCCACACCGCACCCATTTGGGGTAATGGCGAGATCAACGACTTCCTAAGACTCCAGCGCGATAACTATGGTTTAATCCACAACCAGACACTGCGCCTAGCTAACCAAGGTGTCACTATTCAGGATATAGGCGATGCTATTCAAGACACTATCCCCAAGGCTATCCGCAAGTCTTGGCACACCAACGGTTATCATGGCTCTTACAGTCATAATGCCAAGGCTGTCTACAACATGTATTTAGGCTATTTCGATATGAATCCGGCTAACCTCAATCCTCTACCTACCCACCCAGAAGCCGCAAAGTTTGTCGAATACATGGGCGGTGCCGATGCAGTAGTTAAACGTGCTAAGTCAGACTACTCTCAGGGCGAATACCGTTTCGTAGCTACTGCGCTGAACAAGGTTGTCATGGCGCAACCGGGCAACGATCAAGCACGTCAATTACTTGCCGATACCTATGAACAGCTAGGTTATCAGTCTGAAACCGCTGGTTGGAGAAACATCTACCTTACCGGTGCCCAAGAGCTACGCATAGGTATTCAACCCGGTGCGCCAAAAACAGCGTCAGCTGATGTGATCAGTGAAATGGACATGCCAACCCTGTTCGATTTCTTAGCGGTCAAAATAGATAGCATAAAAGCGGCCAAACAGGGCAAGGTCACGCTCAATGTCGTCACTCCGGATGATAATCGAATTTTATATGTAGAGATGAGTAACGGTAACTTGAATAACATCGAAGTAACAAAGGTTAAGCAAGCCGATGCAACGCTTACAATCAATAAATCCGATGTGACCCGTATACTAATGGGCCAAACTAAACTCAAAACACTACTGGCCGATGGCACAGCAAAATTAAGTGGTGATAAAACAACAATAGATAAAATATCTTCTAGTCTGGTCGAGTTTAAAACAGACTTTGAAATCGTCCCTTTAAAACCTGAACAAGCAAAAAATTAA
- a CDS encoding LysR family transcriptional regulator: MAQQKQFDVNLLRVFLAVCRTGSYTLAAEELDLTQPSVSNAITRFKAVIGEELFVRAGRNIKPTAMANYLYEQLNDSFTNIEQTISGLEGFDPITSERQFVILAGDVVTHFLQPALEEIVKDLPIEIIFREPPDYDEDIMEKLYQEQADLVIDMQLPMDLRFEKQLIMSETPVCVVRKNHPRIGDEISWDEYFDERHVVIKMRRFNLTAVDLLTDEVLPTRKVHSIKSSLLTAFDTISAGEAISVSPKRYVEDYLEMFNLKLVQPPFKMRNIEIEMVWKRKHNKNPAHIWLRDKICEVVGNSI, encoded by the coding sequence ATGGCACAGCAAAAACAGTTTGACGTAAATTTATTGAGGGTATTTTTGGCTGTCTGCCGCACAGGGTCATATACCTTAGCAGCAGAAGAGTTAGATTTAACTCAACCCTCAGTGAGCAATGCCATCACACGCTTTAAGGCCGTTATAGGTGAGGAACTCTTCGTTCGGGCGGGCCGTAACATCAAGCCTACAGCCATGGCCAATTATCTCTATGAGCAGCTCAACGATTCCTTCACTAATATAGAGCAAACTATTTCGGGGCTTGAGGGATTTGATCCAATCACCTCTGAGCGCCAGTTTGTTATTTTAGCTGGGGATGTTGTTACTCACTTCTTACAGCCGGCGTTAGAAGAGATAGTTAAAGACCTCCCTATTGAAATTATTTTTCGTGAACCTCCCGATTATGATGAAGATATCATGGAAAAACTTTATCAGGAGCAGGCCGATCTTGTCATCGATATGCAATTGCCAATGGATCTTCGTTTCGAAAAACAGCTTATCATGAGCGAGACGCCAGTATGTGTTGTGAGAAAAAACCATCCCCGTATTGGGGATGAGATATCTTGGGATGAATACTTCGATGAGAGGCATGTCGTAATCAAGATGAGGCGTTTCAATCTCACGGCGGTTGATCTATTGACTGATGAAGTCCTGCCTACACGTAAAGTACACAGCATTAAGTCTTCACTATTAACAGCTTTCGATACTATCTCTGCCGGGGAAGCTATCAGTGTATCTCCAAAAAGATATGTTGAAGACTACCTTGAAATGTTTAACTTAAAGCTCGTTCAACCCCCATTTAAGATGCGTAATATCGAAATTGAGATGGTGTGGAAGCGAAAACACAACAAGAATCCGGCTCATATCTGGCTTAGAGATAAAATATGTGAGGTAGTTGGGAACTCAATTTAA
- a CDS encoding 4'-phosphopantetheinyl transferase family protein — protein MSQSISALEFGKEKLSLFFCPLEHELLTSEQADSIRHWLPEDEQIKVARYIQLSARDKGLMVRGFLRGILSLVAKETSTNGESISPADWCFEYGKKGKPTLVSEQQVQSGLHFNISHSGDWLVVAVMGKAEHNNISELGVDIERCRQTTNIYPILNHYFTNEESEALLALPNDKQRERFFDLWTLKESYIKAKGLGLALSLKSFSFDFSAIKKKKLDLFAKDTCINVLPIFEEIQLNLHRGESVKLADTWSVLFGKLNEDYRFAVSVDVDSKLDIHARKLEITELLK, from the coding sequence TTGAGTCAATCCATTTCAGCCCTGGAGTTCGGCAAAGAGAAGCTTAGTCTTTTTTTCTGTCCACTCGAACATGAACTTTTGACATCTGAGCAGGCCGACTCGATTAGACATTGGCTACCCGAAGATGAGCAGATTAAGGTCGCACGTTATATTCAGCTTTCAGCCAGAGATAAAGGTTTGATGGTTAGAGGGTTCTTGAGAGGAATCTTATCTCTGGTTGCTAAAGAAACTAGTACAAATGGAGAGTCTATTTCTCCGGCGGATTGGTGTTTCGAATATGGCAAGAAAGGAAAGCCTACCTTAGTTAGTGAGCAGCAAGTTCAAAGTGGGCTGCACTTTAATATTAGTCATAGTGGCGACTGGTTGGTGGTTGCTGTGATGGGGAAAGCTGAACATAATAATATTAGTGAACTAGGGGTAGATATAGAGAGATGTAGGCAAACGACGAACATCTATCCTATCTTAAATCATTATTTTACTAATGAAGAGTCTGAGGCCTTGCTTGCGCTTCCTAATGATAAGCAAAGAGAACGCTTCTTCGATTTATGGACACTGAAGGAGTCCTATATCAAGGCAAAAGGCCTTGGCCTGGCTTTATCTCTTAAATCATTCAGCTTCGATTTTTCTGCGATTAAAAAGAAAAAATTAGATTTATTTGCAAAAGATACTTGTATTAATGTCTTACCTATCTTTGAAGAGATCCAACTTAATCTTCACCGGGGTGAGTCGGTAAAGTTGGCTGATACTTGGTCGGTGTTATTCGGCAAGTTAAACGAAGATTATCGATTTGCTGTGAGTGTAGATGTCGATTCAAAACTTGATATCCATGCGCGGAAACTGGAAATCACGGAACTGTTAAAATAA
- a CDS encoding ABC transporter permease, with protein sequence MLINLAWRNLWRNKLRTSIMLSAMVFGLIGVVTMMGFMTGMYGNMIDNAIAWQTSDLQVHNRQYVDNPELKLLIHSPENVTKALASMPEVKAWSSRFLVDGMVASARSSRGIRINGVDIDDEAKVTPLASKLVTGTWLPIEGRHPVLVSQKTADRLKLRLGSKVVLTSSNVEKDVTGAAFRVAGIFKTPSTGFDDGNLYVRRGDLMKMAGLDGVHEIAVVLNTTSSKIGSHFSNELALQVKAKLEIANKGNLNSIRDWQKIQPMLATIISQIGVSNAIVLAIFMLAMGFGIINIMLMSVFERTREFGVLMAVGMQKHKVFTLIILETGLLGVTGGLLGVCGASILVNILQITGIELGGMAEGVGALGVDTTLYPQVSVLEYFSTFVTVIVVSLFAALYPARQILKLSPVDAMAEKH encoded by the coding sequence ATGTTGATTAATTTAGCCTGGCGAAATCTTTGGAGAAATAAACTACGTACCTCCATTATGCTCAGTGCTATGGTGTTTGGCCTTATTGGCGTGGTGACCATGATGGGGTTTATGACTGGCATGTACGGTAATATGATCGATAATGCTATTGCCTGGCAAACCAGTGATCTTCAAGTTCATAATCGTCAGTATGTTGATAATCCAGAGCTTAAACTTCTTATCCATTCCCCTGAAAATGTCACCAAAGCGTTAGCGAGTATGCCAGAAGTCAAAGCCTGGTCTTCACGGTTTTTGGTCGATGGCATGGTGGCATCGGCACGCTCTAGCCGTGGGATCCGTATCAATGGTGTCGATATCGATGACGAAGCTAAAGTTACCCCACTTGCCAGTAAACTGGTTACGGGGACTTGGCTACCTATTGAGGGCAGACACCCTGTGCTGGTGTCTCAAAAAACGGCTGACCGATTGAAATTACGTTTAGGCTCAAAAGTGGTTTTAACCTCTAGCAATGTTGAGAAAGATGTCACCGGCGCGGCCTTTAGAGTCGCCGGTATTTTCAAAACGCCTTCAACAGGTTTCGATGATGGCAACCTCTATGTCAGACGCGGCGATCTGATGAAGATGGCGGGACTTGATGGCGTGCATGAGATAGCTGTGGTGCTGAATACCACTAGCAGTAAAATTGGCAGTCACTTCTCCAATGAACTCGCCCTTCAGGTGAAAGCTAAGCTTGAAATTGCTAACAAAGGCAATCTCAATAGCATCAGAGATTGGCAGAAGATCCAACCTATGCTGGCAACTATCATCTCTCAGATTGGCGTGAGTAACGCCATTGTGCTGGCCATCTTTATGCTGGCAATGGGCTTCGGCATTATCAATATCATGTTGATGTCGGTATTTGAGCGGACCCGCGAGTTTGGTGTCTTGATGGCTGTCGGTATGCAAAAGCATAAGGTTTTTACACTGATCATATTAGAGACGGGGCTACTCGGTGTTACTGGGGGGCTTTTAGGTGTCTGCGGTGCTTCTATTTTAGTTAATATTTTGCAAATTACCGGTATTGAGCTTGGTGGTATGGCTGAAGGCGTCGGCGCTTTAGGCGTGGATACCACTTTGTATCCTCAAGTTTCTGTGCTGGAGTATTTTTCTACCTTTGTCACTGTCATTGTAGTAAGCCTGTTTGCGGCTCTGTATCCGGCAAGGCAGATCTTAAAACTTAGTCCGGTCGATGCCATGGCTGAAAAACATTAA
- a CDS encoding outer membrane lipoprotein-sorting protein, with the protein MPFSLKKNVKIHLCLTLLLSTLLPSFVLAKSATEIVAESDKQMRGDASYTVSTMNIIRPDWIRSMSMKSWTKGQDLSLVLVTAPAKDKGSASLKRQKEMWNWIPSIERVVKIAPSMLSQSWMGSDFTNDDLINQSSIVVDYDHRLVEAQVIDGEASYVIDAIAKPDAPVVWSKVRLWISKDSYLQRKVEFYDEFDDLVNTMETFDIKKMGGRLIATRMTMTPADKPGNKTEMLTHEAQFDFDIGDEFFSQSQMKALRD; encoded by the coding sequence ATGCCATTTTCATTGAAAAAAAACGTCAAAATCCATCTTTGTTTAACTTTGCTGTTATCTACATTACTGCCGAGTTTCGTTTTGGCTAAGTCCGCTACTGAAATTGTGGCTGAATCTGATAAGCAGATGCGCGGGGATGCTAGTTATACTGTGTCGACCATGAATATCATTCGCCCAGATTGGATCCGCTCCATGAGCATGAAAAGTTGGACCAAGGGGCAAGACTTATCACTGGTACTGGTGACTGCTCCGGCAAAAGATAAAGGCAGTGCATCGCTTAAACGTCAAAAAGAGATGTGGAACTGGATCCCGAGTATCGAACGTGTCGTTAAAATTGCCCCATCTATGTTGAGTCAATCCTGGATGGGTTCTGACTTTACCAATGATGATCTTATCAACCAGTCCTCCATTGTTGTCGATTATGACCATAGGTTAGTCGAAGCGCAGGTTATCGACGGCGAGGCTAGCTATGTTATCGATGCTATCGCGAAACCCGATGCACCAGTGGTGTGGAGCAAGGTGAGGTTATGGATCTCAAAAGATAGTTATCTGCAGCGAAAAGTTGAGTTTTATGATGAATTCGATGACTTGGTCAATACCATGGAAACCTTCGATATTAAAAAGATGGGAGGGCGGTTAATAGCCACTCGGATGACCATGACTCCAGCCGATAAGCCTGGCAATAAAACCGAGATGCTCACCCATGAAGCTCAGTTTGACTTCGATATTGGCGATGAATTTTTCTCTCAAAGTCAGATGAAAGCGTTAAGGGATTAA
- a CDS encoding LysR family transcriptional regulator, which translates to MQKASFSRAAEELDLTQSSVSNAIARLKRTVGEELFIRVGRGVKPTSAALSLYEQFESPLASIEQSLQGIDAFDPKNSRRTFYIYANEIMIGLLHHGAEQWLKSTNIKLIFRETPVQEQQLQLDLQLETVDLAIDMIKPELASFNSLEVMTDKLVCVVRKEHPRISGSISRAQYFSEKHIVLNMKRGNLSMVDLLTDEVLPTREMYSEQASILAMLATAANSDAITLASNSYAKQYAELLGLQILSLPLDVNPIKYHMVWSCKLTRNPANMWLRNTLLGLIESRVSISN; encoded by the coding sequence TTGCAGAAGGCTTCGTTTAGCCGAGCCGCGGAAGAATTGGATCTCACTCAATCTTCGGTGAGTAACGCTATTGCCCGTCTTAAGCGTACGGTTGGTGAGGAGCTGTTTATTCGTGTCGGTAGGGGGGTAAAACCAACATCGGCAGCGCTGAGTCTTTATGAGCAGTTTGAGTCACCACTGGCTAGTATTGAGCAGAGTTTGCAAGGCATAGATGCATTTGACCCGAAAAATAGCCGACGAACATTTTATATTTATGCCAATGAAATTATGATTGGTTTATTGCATCATGGGGCTGAACAGTGGCTTAAATCAACGAATATCAAGCTGATCTTTCGGGAGACCCCAGTTCAAGAGCAGCAATTGCAGTTAGATCTACAGCTTGAGACTGTCGATTTAGCCATAGATATGATCAAACCTGAATTAGCCTCTTTTAATAGCCTGGAGGTGATGACAGATAAACTTGTTTGCGTAGTGAGAAAAGAGCATCCAAGGATCTCTGGTTCGATTAGCCGCGCGCAATATTTTTCCGAAAAGCACATCGTCCTCAATATGAAACGGGGGAACTTGAGTATGGTGGATCTGCTCACTGATGAGGTGCTGCCGACAAGGGAGATGTATTCAGAGCAAGCATCGATACTGGCCATGTTAGCGACAGCTGCTAACAGTGATGCGATTACGTTAGCTTCGAACTCTTATGCTAAGCAGTATGCTGAATTGCTTGGTCTCCAGATATTATCACTGCCCTTAGATGTAAATCCTATCAAATATCACATGGTGTGGAGCTGTAAACTAACCAGAAATCCAGCTAATATGTGGCTAAGGAATACACTGCTGGGTCTTATTGAATCAAGGGTAAGTATATCTAATTGA
- a CDS encoding ABC transporter ATP-binding protein — MSIQTTQLCKTYNQDTDFPVHAVKALDLNIEQGEFVAVMGPSGSGKTTLLNMISGIDEPTSGTVIIDGNDICQLSDKDLIGFRRDHVGFIFQDYSLLPVLTALENVEFVMQLQGHSEDECRARATDLLKRVGLGEHLHKVPSKLSGGQQQRVAVARALAPRPRFVMADEPTANLDAASTSELLDIMQQLNENEGTTFIFSTHDPRVIKRARRVIVFEDGQLTEDRVQEPVQETVQLRAQEQVQ, encoded by the coding sequence ATGAGTATTCAAACAACTCAACTGTGTAAAACTTATAACCAAGATACCGACTTTCCTGTGCATGCGGTTAAGGCATTAGATCTCAATATTGAACAGGGGGAGTTTGTTGCCGTGATGGGACCTTCCGGCTCAGGTAAAACCACCTTGCTCAACATGATTAGCGGCATCGATGAGCCAACATCCGGCACGGTTATTATCGATGGTAATGATATCTGTCAGTTAAGTGATAAAGACTTGATTGGTTTTCGTCGTGATCATGTGGGTTTTATCTTTCAGGATTACAGTCTGCTGCCGGTGCTTACCGCATTAGAGAATGTCGAGTTTGTGATGCAGCTTCAGGGGCATTCTGAAGATGAGTGTCGAGCACGCGCAACTGACCTTCTAAAGCGTGTGGGACTCGGGGAGCATCTGCATAAGGTGCCATCTAAACTATCAGGTGGTCAACAGCAGCGAGTGGCTGTGGCGCGTGCATTAGCACCTAGACCTAGGTTTGTGATGGCCGATGAGCCTACTGCAAACTTAGATGCGGCTAGCACTTCTGAGCTACTGGATATTATGCAGCAGCTTAATGAAAATGAAGGGACGACATTTATCTTCTCAACTCATGATCCAAGAGTTATCAAGCGTGCCCGCCGAGTCATCGTATTTGAAGATGGTCAGTTAACTGAGGACCGTGTGCAGGAACCAGTACAGGAAACTGTGCAGTTAAGAGCACAAGAGCAAGTGCAGTGA
- a CDS encoding CCGSCS motif protein — MAISFFKKKSAAEKNTQTELESIQNLKQGASYADEKVEADNKLKHGESGVCCGSCS, encoded by the coding sequence ATGGCTATTAGTTTTTTCAAAAAGAAAAGTGCGGCAGAAAAAAACACTCAAACTGAGCTGGAGTCTATTCAAAATTTGAAGCAAGGCGCTAGTTATGCTGATGAAAAAGTAGAGGCTGATAATAAGCTAAAACATGGTGAATCAGGTGTATGCTGCGGTTCATGTTCATAA
- a CDS encoding alginate export family protein produces MKVRALTLAILASLSASAVATDSVDPLKKAFIDDSKINLQFRLRYEDADVDTVDNQNQTTLRTRLTYQTGDIYKLFALTEVDDVRSTDNEPLIGDYEYTQINQAFIGYRGPAETLVKYGRQRILLDNQRFVGGVGFRQNEQTYDAFSVKNTAIENLTAYYSYINNVNRIFSEDSGKDEHKNKTSLLNVNYKASEIANITGYAYLIDNMDVAAFSSDTYGIRATGKLKLDAVKLSYEAEYAQQSEGENNPTSYTANYYKLGAGVGFEGFGAKIGYEVLGSDDGNAGFITPLATLHAFNGWTDKFLFGGMGNWENGLVDAHVVLTAKVAGLKLLAKYHKFDSDYGDIDMGKEWGIAATYPFAEHYDVGVKYASFSGADAGYGFSNDTDKLWLTLQAKY; encoded by the coding sequence ATGAAAGTTCGTGCACTGACCCTAGCAATTTTAGCTTCTCTTTCAGCCTCTGCTGTTGCCACTGACAGCGTAGACCCATTAAAGAAAGCCTTTATCGATGATTCAAAAATCAACTTACAGTTCCGCTTACGCTACGAAGATGCCGATGTAGATACGGTAGATAATCAGAATCAAACCACATTACGTACCCGATTAACCTACCAAACTGGTGATATCTACAAGCTGTTTGCACTGACTGAAGTCGATGATGTACGCTCCACCGATAATGAACCACTGATAGGCGATTACGAATACACCCAGATCAATCAGGCATTCATCGGCTATCGAGGTCCAGCTGAAACCTTAGTAAAATATGGTCGTCAGCGGATATTATTGGATAATCAAAGATTCGTTGGTGGCGTAGGTTTCCGTCAAAATGAGCAAACTTATGACGCCTTCTCGGTAAAAAATACCGCCATTGAAAACCTTACCGCTTACTATTCTTATATTAACAACGTAAACCGCATCTTCTCCGAAGACTCAGGCAAAGATGAGCATAAGAATAAAACCAGCCTGCTTAACGTGAACTACAAAGCCAGTGAAATTGCCAATATTACAGGCTATGCCTACTTAATTGATAACATGGACGTTGCAGCTTTCTCAAGTGATACCTACGGTATTCGTGCAACGGGCAAACTCAAACTTGATGCAGTCAAACTCAGCTACGAAGCTGAATATGCCCAACAGTCAGAGGGAGAGAATAACCCGACAAGCTATACCGCTAATTATTATAAATTGGGTGCAGGTGTTGGGTTCGAAGGCTTTGGCGCAAAAATAGGTTACGAAGTATTGGGGTCAGATGATGGCAATGCTGGATTTATCACACCATTAGCAACGCTGCACGCCTTCAACGGTTGGACTGATAAATTTCTCTTCGGCGGTATGGGAAACTGGGAGAATGGTCTCGTGGATGCCCACGTCGTACTCACGGCAAAAGTTGCGGGGCTTAAGCTACTCGCCAAATACCATAAGTTTGATTCTGACTACGGTGATATCGATATGGGTAAAGAATGGGGCATAGCAGCCACTTACCCTTTTGCGGAGCACTATGATGTTGGCGTTAAATATGCCAGCTTCAGTGGCGCCGATGCAGGTTACGGCTTCTCGAATGATACCGACAAGCTATGGTTAACATTGCAGGCCAAGTACTAA